The Chitinivibrionales bacterium genome includes the window GTATTTCTATCGGTGATGTTTCTAAAATCTGCGGTGTGCCGTCACATACAATACGCTACTGGGAAAAAGAGTTCGGATGCTTTCTTGCTCCAAAACGTACGGCAGGGAAGCAGCGGCGGTATACCGAAAATAATATTCAATGCCTGCTTCATATAAAAAAACTACTCTGGGATGACGGATTCA containing:
- a CDS encoding MerR family transcriptional regulator is translated as MQQGNNVRGISIGDVSKICGVPSHTIRYWEKEFGCFLAPKRTAGKQRRYTENNIQCLLHIKKLLWDDGFTITGAKRMIKNNSLFPLLAADKDIKEILNPLSNAA